A stretch of the Papaver somniferum cultivar HN1 chromosome 6, ASM357369v1, whole genome shotgun sequence genome encodes the following:
- the LOC113287029 gene encoding uncharacterized protein LOC113287029: MQHSMSGLFIPSNRELGQSDHCGDTALRLDCLGYSTSKMSRSSNSCAINDALSVQVPDDTCRLVLGLGPTASSYSGDYFSMGVNKSKESSIIFGEGLASNGDPGLLKLGLSRESGDVSSVHGPISTWNDLNTPFVSQISFGENRTSIPIVDEGSTSAKKSGGYMPSLLLAPRLDNNKSLMETEKFLDLSPITKKRHHHCLAEVSPERSGTTDYSMGTISESATTRTTTDQRNHPKKCKYDGCSKGARGASGLCIAHGGGQRCQKPGCNKGAESRTAYCKAHGGGRRCQTLGCTKSAEGKTDYCIAHGGGRRCGHSGCTKAARGKSGLCIRHGGGKRCKVEGCTRSAEGQAGLCISHGGGRRCQHPGCTKGAQGSTMHCKAHGGGKRCVFQGCTKGAEGSTPLCKGHGGGKRCLYDGGGICPKSVHGGTDYCVAHGGGKRCAVAGCTKSARGRTDCCVKHGGGKRCRFDNCGKSAQGSTDYCKAHGGGKRCMWGQGACEKFARGKSGLCAAHGSLVQDKDPGKSGMIGPGLFRGLVSVSTFGSSSSSGVSAVSDCVDTAEKPAKRQQQFLIPPQVLVPLSMKSSSSSPGLLGGAAGGNGAGVNNNNLINLRIPEGRVHGGGLMSFLGGNVNNVLNL; this comes from the coding sequence ATGCAACACAGCATGTCAGGTCTTTTCATTCCTAGCAATCGTGAACTTGGCCAGAGTGACCACTGTGGTGATACTGCTCTGCGCTTGGATTGTCTTGGCTATAGCACAAGCAAGATGAGTAGGTCTTCAAACTCTTGCGCTATTAATGATGCTCTTTCTGTCCAAGTTCCTGATGACACTTGTAGGTTAGTTCTTGGACTAGGTCCAACAGCGAGTTCATATTCTGGTGATTATTTTTCTATGGGGGTTAACAAAAGCAAGGAATCTTCCATCATATTTGGTGAAGGGTTGGCTTCTAATGGTGATCCTGGACTCTTGAAACTTGGCTTGTCTAGAGAGAGTGGAGATGTTTCCAGCGTGCATGGACCAATTTCTACATGGAATGATCTGAACACGCCCTTTGTGAGCCAAATATCTTTTGGCGAGAACAGAACGTCTATTCCGATTGTTGACGAGGGATCCACTTCGGCCAAGAAATCAGGTGGTTATATGCCATCTCTTCTCCTTGCTCCAAGGCTAGATAACAATAAAAGTTTGATGGAGACTGAGAAATTTTTGGATCTTAGCCCGATAACCAAGAAACGTCATCATCATTGTCTAGCTGAAGTGAGCCCTGAGCGCTCGGGAACAACAGATTACTCCATGGGTACAATCTCCGAGTCCGCAACTACCAGAACAACTACGGACCAGCGCAACCATCCGAAGAAATGTAAGTACGATGGGTGTTCAAAGGGTGCACGTGGTGCTTCTGGTCTCTGTATTGCACATGGAGGAGGTCAGAGATGTCAGAAACCAGGGTGCAACAAAGGTGCTGAAAGCCGAACTGCATACTGCAAAGCTCACGGGGGAGGAAGGAGGTGCCAAACTTTGGGTTGCACCAAAAGTGCTGAAGGAAAGACAGATTATTGCATAGCCCACGGAGGTGGGAGACGATGTGGACATTCGGGTTGCACCAAAGCAGCAAGGGGAAAGTCAGGTCTGTGCATCAGGCATGGTGGAGGCAAGAGATGCAAAGTGGAAGGATGTACCCGCAGTGCTGAGGGTCAGGCTGGATTATGCATCTCTCATGGTGGGGGCCGCCGGTGCCAGCATCCCGGTTGCACCAAAGGGGCTCAAGGTAGCACTATGCACTGTAAGGCTCATGGTGGGGGAAAGAGGTGTGTATTTCAAGGGTGTACAAAAGGTGCTGAAGGGAGCACACCACTCTGCAAAGGGCACGGTGGAGGAAAACGCTGCCTTTATGATGGTGGTGGTATCTGCCCGAAGAGTGTTCATGGGGGGACTGATTACTGTGTTGCCCATGGTGGAGGAAAACGTTGTGCTGTTGCGGGCTGTACAAAGAGTGCACGTGGCCGCACTGATTGCTGTGTTAAACACGGCGGTGGAAAACGTTGCCGGTTCGATAACTGCGGTAAAAGTGCTCAAGGGAGTACAGATTACTGCAAGGCTCACGGTGGAGGGAAAAGGTGCATGTGGGGACAAGGAGCTTGCGAGAAGTTTGCAAGAGGGAAAAGTGGGCTTTGTGCAGCACATGGCAGTTTGGTACAGGATAAGGATCCAGGAAAGAGCGGCATGATTGGTCCAGGACTCTTTCGTGGTCTTGTATCTGTTTCTACATTTGGTAGCAGCTCTTCTTCAGGCGTGAGTGCAGTTTCTGATTGTGTCGATACAGCAGAAAAGCCAGCAAAAAGACAACAGCAGTTTTTAATCCCGCCGCAGGTTTTGGTTCCTTTGTCAATGAAGTCGTCATCATCCTCTCCAGGTCTCTTGGGTGGTGCTGCAGGAGGCAATGGAGCTGGTGTGAACAACAACAACCTTATCAATCTAAGGATCCCAGAAGGAAGGGTCCATGGTGGAGGGCTCATGTCTTTTCTCGGTGGGAATGTTAACAATGTTCTGAACCTATGA
- the LOC113287030 gene encoding sphinganine C4-monooxygenase 1-like, producing the protein MVFWEDYLSDEVMGTFAPIVLYWIYAGIYQLLPPLDQYRLHTRKETDEKNCVALSTVIKGVLLQQLAQATVAHVLFLITSMLSTSEVVVQPSLPIQLLQIFVAMLVMDTWQYFVHRYMHQNKFLYRHVHSQHHRLVVPYAIGALYNHPLEGLLLDTFGGVFSFLISGMTARTAVIFFCLAVVKTVDDHCGLWLPGNIFHLLFQNNTAYHDIHHQLQGTKFNYSQPFFPIWDKLLGTHMPYNLVKRPEGGFQARPIKDYKD; encoded by the exons ATGGTATTCTGGGAAGATTATTTGAGTGATGAAGTAATGGGTACATTTGCACCAATAGTATTGTATTGGATATATGCTGGGATTTATCAGTTATTACCACCATTAGATCAATATCGTTTACATACAAGAAAAGAGACTGATGAGAAGAATTGTGTTGCACTCTCTACTGTGATTAAAGGTGTTTTATTACAACAGCTTGCTCAAGCTACTGTTGCCCATGTACTCTTCTTG ATAACCTCTATGTTGAGCACATCTGAGGTTGTGGTTCAGCCTTCTCTTCCTATTCAGCTTTTGCAGATTTTTGTGGCCATGTTGGTCATGGATACATGGCAGTACTTTGTACACCGCTACATGCACCAAAACAAGTTCCTCTATCGACATGTTCACTCTCAACATCACAGACTGGTTGTTCCATATGCAATTGGGGCTCTTTATAACCACCCTCTAGAGGGGCTTTTGCTCGACACATTTGGTGGGGTCTTCTCATTCTTGATTTCAGGAATGACTGCACGGACAGCTGTGATCTTCTTCTGCCTTGCTGTGGTGAAAACTGTCGATGATCATTGTGGTCTCTGGCTGCCTGGTAACATCTTCCATCTTTTATTCCAGAACAACACTGCTTACCATGATATCCATCATCAATTACAGGGAACAAAATTTAATTATTCACAACCATTTTTCCCAATTTGGGATAAACTACTTGGGACCCACATGCCTTACAATCTTGTTAAGCGACCTGAAGGAGGCTTCCAGGCAAGGCCAATCAAAGATTACAAAGACTAG
- the LOC113287032 gene encoding dirigent protein 2-like, whose protein sequence is MGVMKYISSVLVVVMVISMTPAQASKKKSWCSETVPYKMGMEKMTELHFYFHDNITGDYPTTFKIAEAPGVSNTSSTFFGELYMADDPLTVGPDPNSRLIGRAQGLFGFSAQKDLSLIMGISLVFTGNKKFNGSTISIFTRNPIANTDREFAIVGGTGYFKFARGFVTAKTYWASGKNAIVEYTCNIVHY, encoded by the coding sequence atGGGTGTTATGAAGTATATCTCATCTGTTCTTGTTGTTGTTATGGTTATATCCATGACTCCTGCACAAGCTAGTAAGAAAAAGAGTTGGTGCAGTGAAACTGTTCCATACAAAATGGGTATGGAAAAGATGACAGAGTTACATTTTTACTTCCACGACAACATCACCGGCGACTATCCAACCACTTTCAAAATCGCTGAAGCACCCGGAGTATCAAATACTTCGTCGACGTTTTTCGGGGAATTGTACATGGCGGATGATCCATTAACGGTAGGACCTGACCCAAATTCCAGACTTATCGGTCGAGCTCAAGGTTTGTTTGGATTTTCTGCACAGAAGGATTTGTCTTTGATTATGGGAATAAGTCTTGTTTTTACAGGGAACAAGAAGTTTAATGGTTCTACTATCAGTATTTTTACTCGCAATCCCATCGCTAATACAGACCGTGAATTTGCGATTGTTGGTGGAACTGGGTATTTCAAATTTGCCCGGGGGTTTGTAACTGCAAAGACATACTGGGCTAGTGGTAAAAATGCTATCGTTGAATATACTTGTAATATTGTTCACTATTGA
- the LOC113287031 gene encoding exopolygalacturonase-like, whose translation MANVRINAAVILLFLPLVFSNVADALGFGSNPGGPPPTVFNVLKYGAVPNGHDDCAEAFVQAWQAACHHPGGNARLLVPAGHYKLLPVVFQGPCTTSPIVVQVQGIVTGSDQVSDYEENQWILFENINGLVLTGGGTFDGSGDKTWKYNDCHVNPDCQLLAVGLKFSHVTKGVVRQLNSLNPQGFHMSLYKCDDFKIHSMHITAPMTSPNTDGIHVSTSNNIRISRSTIATGDDCVSVGQGSTNVSVSKVTCGPGHGISVGSLGKQQDELDVRGLIVRNCTLSGTENGLRIKTWPASPAIKASHFIYQDIIMNNVKNPIIIDQCYGSKKKCVSQPSRVAVSDVHFINVHGTSVSNVAINIGCSPMVPCQNVDLFNVNLKYTGPANHGSESSSVCTNAKVGFRGINYPALCKAVA comes from the exons ATGGCCAACGTTAGAATAAATGCCGCTGTGATTCTCTTGTTTCTACCTTTAGTTTTTTCTAACGTGGCCGACGCCTTAGGTTTTGGAAGCAATCCGGGCGGCCCTCCTCCTACTGTTTTTAACGTTTTAAAATACGGTGCTGTGCCTAATGGTCACGACGATTGCGCCGAGGCATTTGTGCAAGCATGGCAGGCCGCATGCCACCATCCCGGAGGCAACGCCAGACTTCTTGTCCCAGCAGGACACTATAAACTTCTCCCAGTTGTATTCCAGGGGCCATGCACTACCTCACCCATTGTTGTTCAGGTGCAAGGAATTGTTACAGGATCAGATCAGGTAAGTGATTACGAAGAAAACCAATGGATCCTATTCGAAAATATTAATGGCTTGGTTCTTACCGGCGGAGGAACTTTTGATGGTAGCGGTGACAAAACATGGAAATACAACGACTGTCACGTGAATCCCGATTGCCAACTTCTTGCTGTT ggGTTGAAATTCAGCCATGTAACCAAGGGAGTCGTTAGACAACTCAATTCTCTCAACCCTCAAGGATTTCACATGTCACTCTACAAATGCGATGATTTTAAGATACATAGCATGCACATTACTGCCCCAATGACTAGCCCTAACACTGATGGAATTCATGTTAGTACATCAAACAACATCAGAATTTCCAGAAGCACTATTGCAACTGGTGACGATTGCGTCTCCGTTGGCCAGGGTTCCACCAATGTGTCTGTCTCCAAAGTCACCTGTGGCCCAGGACATGGAATTAG CGTTGGAAGTCTtggaaaacaacaagatgaacTGGATGTGAGGGGTCTTATTGTGAGGAACTGTACTTTGAGTGGAACCGAAAACGGTCTTCGAATCAAAACCTGGCCTGCCTCACCTGCAATCAAGGCTTCTCACTTCATTTACCAAGATATAATCATGAACAATGTCAAGAACCCAATCATCATTGATCAGTGTTACGGAAGCAAGAAGAAGTGCGTTTCACAG CCTTCTAGAGTGGCCGTTAGCGATGTTCACTTCATAAACGTTCATGGAACCTCAGTTTCAAATGTTGCTATAAATATTGGATGCAGCCCAATGGTTCCTTGCCAAAATGTAGACTTGTTCAACGTCAACTTGAAGTACACTGGTCCTGCTAACCATGGCTCAGAATCATCTTCCGTGTGTACAAACGCGAAAGTTGGTTTCCGAGGAATCAATTATCCTGCACTTTGCAAGGCTGtcgcttaa